Proteins from a genomic interval of Brassica napus cultivar Da-Ae unplaced genomic scaffold, Da-Ae ScsIHWf_115;HRSCAF=203, whole genome shotgun sequence:
- the LOC125596250 gene encoding luc7-like protein 3 — MEEEKAAAYYDELTRKGEGAARFKQGLGFSAGNDAVPERSSAIASSSSFLNQFVKASSNPKLTEDDSDIRSIKDKLKKKNKPEDQHHSRVSEKSYRESSDRRRYRSRERDERDRRRSRSADRRRGYGDRERRRRRSRSRSSSPRMERRRSEDDRRGRRREDAKEKIDYSRLIKGYDDMSASEKVKAKMKLQLDETAQKDTSKGAGWERFDFDKDAPLDDEEVEGTDDDAALVKRMGQSFRFNAIESRREEQLKDAHDEAMFGAPTGQTLIGNNEDDVTETTNVEDIEGENNSGAVSLVSEKVLAKQQGSWRDRARKS, encoded by the exons ATGGAAGAGGAGAAAGCGGCGGCGTACTACGACGAGCTCACGCGCAAAGGCGAAGGAGCAGCTCGTTTCAAGCAAGGCCTCGGCTTCTCCGCCGGGAACGACGCGGTTCCGGAGAGAAGCTCAGCGATCGCATCCTCCTCTTCTTTTCTCAACCAGTTCGTCAAAGCTTCTTCCAACCCTAAACTCACCGAGGACGATTCCGATATCCGATCAATCAAAGataagttgaagaagaagaataaaccTGAAGATCAGCATCACTCTAGGGTTTCCGAGAAGAGCTACAGAGAATCGAGCGATCGGCGTCGTTATCGGAGTAGAGAGAGGGATGAGAGAGATAGAAGGAGAAGCAGGAGTGCAGATAGGCGTAGGGGGTATGGGGACAGAGAGAGACGGAGGCGGAGGAGCCGGAGTAGGAGTTCGTCGCCGAGGATGGAACGAAGGAGGAGCGAAGATGATagaagaggaaggaggagaGAAGATGCCAAGGAGAAGATTGATTACTCGCGCTTAATCAAAGGCTACGATGATATG TCAGCTTCTGAAAAAGTGAAGGCCAAGATGAAGCTCCAGCTTGATGAAACTG CTCAGAAAGATACCAGTAAGGGTGCAGGATGGGAACGATTTGATTTTGACAAAGATGCTCCACTTGATGATGAGGAAGTAGAAG GTACGGATGATGACGCTGCCTTAGTGAAACGCATGGGACAGAGCTTTAGGTTTAACGCCATCGAG TCGAGAAGGGAAGAGCAACTTAAAGATGCCCACGATGAAGCCATGTTTGGAGCACCCACAGGCCAAACTCTTATTGGTAACAACGAGGATGATGTTACAGAGACAACTAATGTGGAGGACATTGAAGGAGAAAACAACAGTGGCGCCGTAAGTCTTGTTAGCGAAAAG GTACTTGCAAAACAGCAAGGATCTTGGCGTGACCGAGCTCGCAAGTCATGA
- the LOC125596251 gene encoding uncharacterized protein LOC125596251 — protein sequence MSSRWLRPEVYPLFAATGVAVGICAFSLIRNITGNPEVRCTKENRAAGVLDNHAEGEKYKENFLRKYVRNKHPEIMPGINKFFTDPKY from the exons ATGTCGAGCCGTTGGTTGAGACCCGAG GTGTATCCGTTGTTCGCGGCCACGGGAGTTGCGGTCGGTATCTGCGCGTTTTCTTTGATCAGAAACATCACCGGCAATCCTGAAGTCAG ATGTACAAAGGAGAATAGGGCTGCTGGGGTATTGGATAACCATGCAGAGGGAGAGAAGTACAAGGAGAACTTCCTGAGGAAGTACGTTCGCAACAAGCACCCTGAGATCATGCCTGGCATCAACAAATTCTTCACTGATCCTAAATACTGA
- the LOC125596249 gene encoding anaphase-promoting complex subunit 8-like — protein MVSKESCRNEIRAAIGQLSERCLHSAAKWAGEQLVGIEQDPSNSTPSNTRFQRGSSSIRRRFSTNESISTPQPSVGFSQAATPLPEEDEVIDGDLYRLAKSYFNCREYRRASHVLRDQMSKKSVFLRCYSLYLAGEKRKEEEMIELEGSLGKSDAINRELVSLERELSALKRTGEIDSFGLYLYGVVLKEKGNETLARASLVESVNSYPWNWNAWSELQSLCTSIEILNSLNLSNHWMKEFFLASAYQELRMHTESLAKYEYLQGIFSFSNYIQAQTAKAQYSLREFDQVEIMFEDLLRNDPYRVEDMDLYSNVLYAKEACAALSYLAHKVFLTDKYRPESCCIIGNYYSLKGQHEKAVMYFRRALKLNKKYLSAWTLMGHEYVEMKNTPAAIDAYRRAVDINPCDYRAWYGLGQAYEMMGMPFYALHYFRKSIFFLPNDSRLWIAMAKCYQTEQIYMLEEAIKCYKRAVSCTDTEGIALNQLAKLHQKLGRDEEAAVYFEKDVERMDSEGLEGPNMLEALVFLATHFKTHKKFEEAEVYCTRILDYSGPEKEKAKSLLRGIRMEKTGFPSMDMEHFPL, from the exons ATGGTCTCCAAAGAGAGTTGCCGCAACGAGATCCGTGCGGCTATTGGACAGCTCAGCGAACGCTGCTTACACTCCGCCGCAAAATG GGCAGGAGAGCAGCTTGTTGGGATAGAGCAAGACCCGTCTAATTCCACACCTTCGAATACGAGGTTCCAGCGAGGAAGCTCTAGCATCCGTAGGAGGTTTAGCACTAACGAATCTATCTCAACGCCACAACCTTCCGTTGGCTTCTCTCAAGCAGCTACTCCTCTcccggaagaagatgaagtgaTTGATGGTGATCTTTACCGTTTAGCAAAGTCTTACTTCAATTGTCGAGAGTACAGAAGGGCTTCCCATGTGCTTCGTGATCAAATGAGCAAGAAATCAGTTTTCTTGCGCTGCTATTCTCTTTATCTG GCCGGAGAAAAACGGAAAGAGGAGGAAATGATAGAACTTGAAGGCTCCTTGGGTAAGAGTGATGCTATAAACCGTGAACTGGTATCTTTGGAGAGGGAACTATCAGCCCTGAAGAGGACCGGAGAAATTGATTCTTTTGGACTATACTTGTACGGTGTGGTTcttaaagaaaaaggaaatgaaACTCTTGCCCGTGCCAGCCTCGTGGAGTCCGTGAACAGCTATCCATGGAACTGGAATGCCTGGTCAGAGCTTCAGTCTCTCTGTACTTCCATCGAAATCTTGAATAGCCTTAATCTAAGCAATCACTGGATGAAGGAGTTTTTCCTTGCCAGTGCTTATCAAGAACTCAGAATGCACACTGAGTCATTGGCCAAGTACGAATATCTGCAAGGCATTTTCAGTTTTAGCAATTACATCCAAGCTCAAACTGCAAAAGCTCAGTACAGTCTTAGGGAGTTTGACCAGGTTGAGATCATGTTTGAAGACCTTCTGAGAAACGATCCCTATCGTGTGGAGGATATGGACTTGTATTCCAACGTTCTCTATGCGAAAGAAGCATGCGCTGCGCTGAGTTACCTTGCTCACAAGGTGTTCTTGACTGATAAGTACAGACCTGAGTCTTGCTGCATCATCGGCAATTACTACAGTTTAAAAGGGCAGCATGAGAAAGCAGTGATGTACTTCCGAAGAGCTTTGAAGCTGAACAAGAAGTACTTGTCTGCGTGGACTCTTATGGGCCATGAATATGTTGAGATGAAGAACACTCCTGCCGCCATCGATGCGTATCGACGAGCTGTTGATATAAACCCGTGTGATTACCGCGCTTGGTATGGGTTAGGACAAGCGTATGAGATGATGGGGATGCCTTTCTACGCGCTTCACTATTTCCGCAAATCCATATTCTTTCTTCCAAACGACTCTCGGTTGTGGATAGCCATGGCTAAATGCTACCAAACCGAGCAGATTTACATGCTTGAAGAAGCCATCAAGTGCTACAAAAGAGCTGTGAGCTGTACTGACACGGAAGGAATTGCTCTTAACCAGCTGGCGAAGCTTCACCAGAAGCTTGGACGGGACGAAGAAGCTGCGGTTTACTTCGAGAAGGATGTGGAGAGAATGGATAGTGAAGGGTTAGAAGGACCAAACATGTTAGAGGCCTTGGTTTTCCTGGCTACGCATTTCAAAACTCACAAGAAGTTTGAAGAGGCAGAAGTGTATTGCACCCGTATTCTCGATTACAGTGGCCCT gagaaggagaaggcaaagAGCTTACTGAGAGGGATCAGAATGGAGAAAACAGGTTTTCCTTCGATGGATATGGAGCATTTTCCTCTTTAG